In Coriobacteriia bacterium, the sequence GTCGCTGGCGCTCGATCCGTCGTGCGGCATCGAAGCGACCCCTACCGAGACGGTCACGCCGGCGCCGTCGACAGCTGTCGCGCATATCGCAGTGCGCAGACGCTCGGCGAGTCGCAAAGCGTCGGCGGGAGTCGGCGAGCCGTCCAGCGCGTCGTCCTCAACGAACATGACGACGAACTCCTCGCCGCCGTAGCGCGCTGCTAGATTGGTCGTGACCGCGAGTTCGCCGGCCTCGGCTACCGTATCGTTGATGGCGACTGCGATCTGCTTGAGCAACGCGTCGCCGGCCTCGATGCCGAACTGCTTGTTGAAGTCGCCGAAGCGGTCGATGTCGATGAGCACCACGTGAAGTTGGCGACCGTCACGCTGTGCACGTCGACCCTCAGAGGACAGTCCGCGCAGGAAGTACGCGCGCGAGTACAGGCTCGTCGTGTCGTCGAGAACGGTGAGCGACTGGCGCTGAGCCTCCTCGGCACGCTGCTCCGATACGAGCTGCGTCGCAACAGCCGCGGTTCCGCCGAGAACGGCGACCTGCCACAGATAGCGCACCGAGACGTACACCGGATCGAGGTACTGATCGGCGGCCGCGAATGGAATCACGATGTGCGGTACGAGCTTGAGGAGCTCGAGATACTCGGTGAGCCCAAGCAGCGCTACGCACGTCGCCGCGAGCAGCCAGGTGTCCCGGCGCCTGCGCAGGATGAAGGCCGCCTCAAGAATGAAGAGCGAGTACATCGACCAGAACCACGACGACACTCCGCCCGAGTAGTACACGAGCACCGTCACGACGATCGCATCGAGAGTGAGCTGCAGGTTGTTCCAGACGGCGATGTTGCCGAACTTCTTGTAGTTGAGCTGGTAGAACGTGTTGTAGACGACCACGAAAGCGAGTGCGAGCGCCGGGATCAACATGTGCCCGGCGAGCTCGGCGATCGAGAGCTCGGCCGTGTAGGCGAGCCCGGCCATGACCGAGTACAGCACGAGCACGACAAGCAGAGCCCACCGGATGCGGATGACGAGTCCGACTCGGCGGGTGTTCGCTTGAACGGCTTCGATGTCGTAGCGGGTGGGCTGCTCTCGCCAGGAAACCATCAGCGAACGAGCAATCCGCTTCCTCAACCGCTTCGGGGTCAATCAGGCCTCCGTCTCGGCATGAAGGTCGTACGCACGCGGGGTAACGAACGCATGCGTCAGCAGAGTGTACTCGCGCCCAAGAGAAGGCGGCAAATCCCCGAGGCTCCTCATGCGACCCGTATACTGTGCCGCGTGGACCCCAAGACGACA encodes:
- a CDS encoding GGDEF domain-containing protein is translated as MTPKRLRKRIARSLMVSWREQPTRYDIEAVQANTRRVGLVIRIRWALLVVLVLYSVMAGLAYTAELSIAELAGHMLIPALALAFVVVYNTFYQLNYKKFGNIAVWNNLQLTLDAIVVTVLVYYSGGVSSWFWSMYSLFILEAAFILRRRRDTWLLAATCVALLGLTEYLELLKLVPHIVIPFAAADQYLDPVYVSVRYLWQVAVLGGTAAVATQLVSEQRAEEAQRQSLTVLDDTTSLYSRAYFLRGLSSEGRRAQRDGRQLHVVLIDIDRFGDFNKQFGIEAGDALLKQIAVAINDTVAEAGELAVTTNLAARYGGEEFVVMFVEDDALDGSPTPADALRLAERLRTAICATAVDGAGVTVSVGVASMPHDGSSASDLLDAADAALSRAVELEGDRVVAASTLEKRPFDDDEAADIGGMLPHPLED